In a single window of the Orcinus orca chromosome 9, mOrcOrc1.1, whole genome shotgun sequence genome:
- the GPR85 gene encoding probable G-protein coupled receptor 85 has translation MANYSHAADNILQNLSPLTAFLKLTSLGFIIGVSVVGNLLISILLVKDKTLHRAPYYFLLDLCCSDILRSAICFPFVFNSVKNGSTWTYGTLTCKVIAFLGVLSCFHTAFMLFCISVTRYLAIAHHRFYTKRLTFWTCLAVICMVWTLSVAMAFPPVLDVGTYSFIREEDQCTFQHRSFRANDSLGFMLLLALILLATQLVYLKLIFFVHDRRKMKPVQFVAAVSQNWTFHGPGASGQAAANWLAGFGRGPTPPTLLGIRQNANTTSRRRLLVLDEFKMEKRISRMFYIMTFLFLTLWGPYLVACYWRVFARGPVVPGGFLTAAVWMSFAQAGINPFVCIFSNRELRRCFSTTLLYCRKSRLPREPYCVI, from the coding sequence ATGGCGAACTATAGCCATGCAGCTGACAACATTTTGCAAAATCTCTCTCCTCTAACAGCCTTTCTGAAACTGACTTCCTTGGGTTTCATAATAGGAGTCAGCGTGGTGGGCAACCTTCTGATCTCCATTTTGCTAGTGAAAGATAAGACCTTGCATAGAGCACCTTACTACTTCCTGTTGGATCTCTGCTGTTCAGATATCCTCAGATCTGCAATTTGTTTCCCATTTGTATTCAACTCTGTCAAAAATGGCTCTACCTGGACTTATGGGACTCTGACTTGCAAAGTGATTGCCTTTCTGGGGGTTTTGTCCTGTTTCCACACTGCTTTCATGCTCTTCTGTATCAGTGTCACCAGATACTTAGCTATTGCCCATCACCGCTTCTATACAAAGAGGCTGACCTTTTGGACGTGTCTGGCTGTGATCTGCATGGTGTGGACTCTGTCTGTGGCCATGGCATTCCCCCCAGTTCTGGATGTGGGCACTTACTCATTCATTAGGGAAGAAGATCAATGTACCTTCCAACACCGCTCCTTCAGGGCTAATGATTCCTTAGGATTTATGCTGCTCCTTGCCCTCATCCTCCTAGCTACACAGCTTGTCTACCTCAAGCTGATATTTTTTGTCCACGACCGAAGGAAAATGAAGCCAGTCCAGTTTGTAGCAGCAGTCAGCCAGAACTGGACTTTTCATGGCCCTGGAGCCAGTGGCCAGGCAGCTGCCAATTGGCTAGCAGGATTTGGAAGGGGTCCCACACCACCCACCTTGCTGGGCATCAGGCAAAATGCAAACACCACGAGCAGAAGAAGGCTATTGGTCTTAGATGAGttcaaaatggagaaaagaatcaGCAGAATGTTCTATATAATGACTTTTCTCTTCTTAACCTTGTGGGGCCCCTACCTGGTGGCCTGTTACTGGAGAGTTTTTGCAAGAGGGCCTGTAGTACCAGGGGGATTTCTAACAGCCGCTGTCTGGATGAGTTTTGCCCAAGCAGGAATCAATCCTTTTGTCTGCATTTTCTCCAACAGGGAGCTGAGGCGCTGTTTCAGCACAACCCTTCTTTACTGCAGAAAATCCAGGTTACCAAGGGAACCTTACTGTGTTATATGA